In Candidatus Promineifilum breve, one genomic interval encodes:
- a CDS encoding L,D-transpeptidase family protein yields the protein MPAKENRHTQFYPAPGARNAPPTPPPARRGRWLLWLLLPAMLLAVVIIGILAGGLSFVYARERVLPGVSALGVPLGGRTTAEAAAALQSQWDTQTISLQNGEVAWPVGPAALGLTLDAPATAAAAAQKGRSLGSLRAIAADGAAWFDTPPVWRFDPVAARQTLAELAPQLAVAPVDAGVRIGGGRAEASPAAEGRELDMEATLAALSADPAGVLAARQLPLVTRPVPAAVSDVSAAVDEANRMLATTVTLEAYDPVRDERFAWPVASTVWGDWLRLAVDPAAADPFSWSLDRQIGVAFLDTLEAEMGDGRYLDEDATLAALSEAIQAQSATAAARVRHPERRHTVQSGETLSSIGYDYGIPYPWLQQLNPGVDALTVGQEIAIPAADALLPLPPVPGKRIVVSLSEQRTRVYENGQLKWDWSSSSGIAGSPTAPGIFQVQSHEPNAYAGNWDLWMPSFMGIYRPVPTSDFMNGFHGFPTRGNSQLLWTGDLGHPVTYGCILLSSDNAALLYEWAEEGVVVEVQA from the coding sequence ATGCCCGCGAAAGAGAACCGACACACCCAATTCTATCCCGCGCCCGGCGCGCGAAACGCGCCGCCCACGCCCCCGCCGGCCCGCCGCGGCCGTTGGCTGTTGTGGCTACTGCTGCCGGCGATGTTGCTGGCCGTGGTGATCATCGGCATATTGGCCGGCGGCCTGTCGTTCGTCTATGCCCGCGAGCGCGTGCTGCCCGGCGTGTCGGCGTTGGGCGTGCCGTTGGGCGGCCGGACGACGGCCGAAGCCGCCGCCGCGCTGCAAAGCCAATGGGACACGCAGACGATCAGCCTGCAAAACGGCGAAGTGGCCTGGCCGGTGGGGCCGGCGGCGCTGGGCCTGACGCTCGACGCGCCGGCCACGGCCGCCGCCGCCGCCCAAAAAGGACGCTCGCTCGGCAGCCTGCGGGCCATCGCCGCCGACGGCGCGGCCTGGTTCGACACGCCGCCGGTCTGGCGCTTCGATCCGGTCGCGGCGCGGCAAACGTTGGCCGAACTGGCCCCGCAACTGGCCGTGGCCCCGGTCGATGCCGGGGTGCGCATCGGCGGCGGGCGGGCCGAGGCCAGCCCCGCCGCTGAGGGGCGCGAGTTGGACATGGAGGCCACGCTGGCCGCGCTGTCGGCCGACCCGGCCGGGGTGCTGGCCGCCCGGCAACTGCCGCTGGTGACGCGGCCCGTGCCCGCCGCCGTCAGTGACGTGTCGGCCGCCGTGGACGAAGCCAACCGCATGTTGGCGACCACGGTCACGCTGGAGGCTTATGACCCGGTGCGCGATGAGCGCTTCGCCTGGCCCGTCGCGTCCACCGTCTGGGGCGACTGGTTGCGTCTGGCGGTCGATCCGGCGGCGGCCGACCCGTTTAGCTGGTCGCTCGACCGGCAGATCGGCGTGGCCTTCCTCGATACGCTGGAGGCGGAGATGGGCGACGGCCGCTATTTGGATGAGGACGCCACGCTGGCCGCCCTCAGCGAAGCCATCCAGGCCCAGAGCGCCACGGCCGCGGCGCGCGTCCGCCACCCGGAGCGCCGCCACACCGTGCAATCGGGCGAGACGCTATCGAGCATCGGCTACGACTACGGCATCCCGTACCCGTGGCTCCAGCAGCTCAACCCCGGCGTGGACGCGCTGACGGTCGGACAGGAGATCGCCATCCCCGCCGCCGACGCGCTGCTGCCGCTGCCGCCCGTGCCCGGCAAGCGCATCGTCGTCAGCCTGAGCGAGCAGCGCACACGGGTCTATGAGAACGGGCAATTGAAGTGGGATTGGTCGTCGAGCAGCGGCATCGCCGGCAGCCCCACCGCGCCGGGTATCTTCCAGGTGCAATCCCACGAGCCGAACGCCTACGCCGGCAATTGGGATCTGTGGATGCCGTCGTTCATGGGTATCTATCGCCCCGTGCCGACCTCCGACTTCATGAACGGCTTCCACGGCTTCCCCACGCGCGGCAACTCGCAACTGCTGTGGACGGGCGACCTGGGCCATCCGGTGACCTATGGCTGCATCCTGCTCAGCTCGGACAACGCGGCCCTGCTGTATGAGTGGGCGGAGGAAGGGGTGGTGGTTGAGGTGCAGGCATAG
- a CDS encoding Glu/Leu/Phe/Val family dehydrogenase: MTENLNPFAIAQAQLDKAAAFLELDPDMHAFLREPLREFHFSIPVRMDDGHTQTFKAFRVQYNDARGPAKGGIRFHPDETIDTVRALSAWMTWKTAVADVPLGGGKGGVICNPRAMSAGELERLSRGYMRAVSRFIGLKQDVPAPDVNTNPQIMAWMLDEYEVLTGKHEPGVITGKPMILGGSAGRGPATAMGGMVTIREAAKLLDLPLKGATCAIQGYGNVGSFAHRLAHDLLGLKVVAVSDEFGAIYSENGLDPTVVSAHLRRAGKVGGVEGSETITNSQLLELPVDILIPAAIENQLTSANADRIQARIVAELANGPTTPDADQILTQKGIYIIPDFLCNAGGVTVSYFEMVQNTYGFYWSEELVQERLDQKMTTAFHAVHQMAVERGVETRVAAYLVAVTRVAEAVRARGWV, from the coding sequence ATGACCGAAAATTTGAACCCGTTTGCCATTGCCCAGGCCCAGCTAGACAAGGCCGCCGCCTTTCTGGAACTTGATCCGGATATGCACGCCTTCTTGCGCGAGCCGCTGCGCGAATTCCATTTCAGCATTCCGGTGCGGATGGATGACGGCCACACGCAGACCTTCAAGGCGTTTCGCGTGCAATATAACGACGCCCGCGGCCCGGCCAAGGGCGGCATTCGCTTCCACCCCGACGAGACCATCGACACCGTGCGCGCCCTGTCGGCGTGGATGACGTGGAAGACGGCCGTGGCCGACGTGCCGTTGGGCGGCGGCAAGGGCGGCGTCATCTGCAACCCGCGGGCCATGTCGGCCGGCGAGTTGGAGCGCCTCAGCCGCGGCTACATGCGCGCCGTGTCCCGCTTCATCGGTCTCAAGCAGGACGTGCCCGCCCCCGACGTCAACACCAACCCGCAGATCATGGCCTGGATGCTGGACGAATACGAAGTCCTCACCGGCAAACACGAGCCGGGCGTCATCACCGGCAAGCCCATGATCCTGGGCGGGTCGGCCGGGCGCGGCCCGGCCACGGCCATGGGCGGCATGGTGACCATTCGCGAGGCGGCCAAGTTGCTCGACCTGCCGCTGAAGGGGGCCACCTGCGCCATCCAGGGCTACGGCAACGTCGGCAGCTTTGCCCACCGGCTGGCCCATGATCTGCTCGGTCTGAAGGTCGTGGCCGTCAGCGACGAGTTCGGCGCGATCTATAGCGAGAACGGCCTGGACCCGACCGTCGTCAGCGCCCATCTGCGCCGCGCCGGCAAGGTTGGCGGCGTGGAGGGCAGCGAGACGATCACCAATTCCCAACTGCTGGAGTTGCCGGTCGATATCCTCATCCCCGCCGCCATCGAGAACCAGTTGACCAGCGCCAACGCCGACCGCATCCAGGCCCGCATCGTGGCCGAGCTGGCGAACGGCCCGACGACGCCCGATGCCGACCAGATTCTGACCCAGAAGGGCATCTACATCATCCCCGACTTCCTGTGCAACGCCGGCGGCGTCACCGTGTCCTATTTCGAGATGGTGCAGAATACCTACGGCTTCTACTGGAGCGAAGAGTTGGTGCAGGAGCGGCTCGACCAGAAGATGACCACCGCCTTCCACGCCGTGCATCAGATGGCCGTGGAGCGGGGCGTGGAGACGCGCGTCGCCGCCTATCTGGTGGCCGTCACCCGCGTGGCCGAGGCCGTCCGCGCCCGCGGCTGGGTCTAA
- a CDS encoding alpha-amylase family glycosyl hydrolase — translation MSPPGPKKRAKSPPAGLALPPRPAIYEINTRLWLRELSRRFGESITLGNVPAAAWDEIAAFRFDAVWLLGVWQRSPAGLALALANEALHRTLAAALPDVQTADIAASPFCVRDYAVDGDLGGPQGLAAARAALAERGMGLILDLVPNHVAPDHPWLTDHPDYFIAGTAEDLAAKPDQYFEVNGRVIAHGRDPNFPPWPDVAQLNAFSPALRRAMIATLLDVAAQCDGLRCDMAALMTTDAFLHTWGERAGDPPEVEYWREILPAVRAQFPHLRLIAEAHGDMEWELMQQGFDFCYDKRLYARLVYSNPVALRDHLTADPAYQEQLVRYVENHYEARAAATFGGGRALTNAVAAYTLPGAKLFHQGQFEGLITRLPVFLTRRPEEPIDRALAAFYRRLVNAIQHPALRDGQWRLCALNGWPDNTSYNNLAAWCWEAGDERRVIVVNLSPHTSQARVQLPWPDLAGQNWVFIDVMDDTTYEWGGDEMLNMGLFVELAPWGRHFFAVR, via the coding sequence ATGTCGCCACCCGGTCCGAAGAAACGCGCGAAATCGCCGCCGGCAGGCTTGGCCTTGCCGCCGCGCCCGGCGATCTATGAGATCAACACCCGCCTCTGGCTGCGCGAATTGAGCCGCCGCTTTGGCGAGTCGATCACGCTCGGCAACGTGCCCGCCGCGGCCTGGGACGAAATCGCCGCCTTCCGCTTCGATGCCGTCTGGTTGTTGGGCGTCTGGCAGCGCAGCCCGGCCGGGCTGGCGTTGGCCCTGGCTAACGAGGCCCTGCACCGGACGTTGGCCGCCGCGCTGCCCGACGTGCAGACGGCCGACATCGCCGCCTCGCCCTTTTGTGTGCGCGATTACGCCGTCGATGGCGACCTCGGCGGCCCCCAGGGGTTGGCCGCCGCGCGGGCAGCGCTGGCCGAACGCGGCATGGGGCTGATCCTCGATCTGGTGCCCAACCATGTGGCCCCCGACCACCCGTGGCTGACCGACCACCCGGACTACTTCATCGCCGGCACGGCTGAAGATTTGGCCGCCAAGCCCGACCAATACTTCGAGGTCAACGGCCGGGTCATCGCCCACGGCCGCGACCCCAACTTCCCCCCCTGGCCCGACGTGGCCCAGCTCAACGCTTTCAGCCCCGCCCTGCGCCGGGCAATGATCGCCACCTTGCTCGACGTGGCCGCCCAGTGCGACGGCTTGCGCTGCGACATGGCCGCCCTGATGACGACCGACGCCTTCCTGCATACGTGGGGCGAGCGGGCCGGCGACCCGCCCGAGGTAGAGTATTGGCGCGAGATTCTGCCCGCCGTCCGCGCCCAATTCCCCCACCTGCGGCTCATCGCCGAGGCGCATGGCGATATGGAATGGGAGTTGATGCAGCAGGGGTTCGATTTCTGCTATGACAAACGGCTGTATGCGCGCCTGGTCTACTCCAACCCCGTGGCGCTGCGCGACCATCTGACGGCCGACCCGGCCTATCAGGAACAACTGGTGCGCTACGTCGAGAACCACTACGAGGCGCGGGCCGCGGCCACTTTTGGCGGCGGCCGGGCGCTGACCAACGCCGTGGCCGCCTACACGCTGCCCGGAGCCAAGCTGTTTCATCAGGGGCAATTCGAGGGCCTCATCACCCGCCTGCCGGTGTTCCTGACCCGCCGGCCCGAGGAACCGATCGACCGCGCCTTGGCCGCTTTCTATCGCCGCCTGGTCAACGCCATCCAGCACCCGGCCCTGCGCGATGGGCAATGGCGACTTTGCGCATTGAACGGATGGCCGGATAATACGAGCTATAATAACCTGGCCGCCTGGTGCTGGGAGGCGGGCGACGAGCGGCGCGTGATCGTCGTTAACCTTTCGCCCCACACCTCGCAGGCGCGGGTGCAGTTGCCCTGGCCCGATCTGGCCGGGCAGAACTGGGTGTTCATCGACGTGATGGACGATACGACGTATGAATGGGGCGGCGACGAGATGCTGAATATGGGCCTCTTCGTCGAACTGGCCCCCTGGGGACGGCACTTTTTCGCCGTCCGCTGA
- a CDS encoding phage holin family protein: MNPIRSLLRISIQFVINWIVSAASLIITAWISPGINLYAVGDYPEWAIAAGVAFLLGLVNLLIRPIILLLALPLGFIVLFVAGFFVNAVMLRITDNLTGPGFVVTGWLPAFFGGIVLALVGMLINALIGIEDTNSFYEGVIERRLARQRPVGATSDTTALVMLEIDGLSYHHIQKAIAGGYMPHVEAMIEQDGYVLSRTDCGLPSQTSACQAGILFGDNYDIPAFRWYDKARGRLFVSGNDAAEINARYANGQGLLRDGASVNNMVNGDAMLSLLTASDLRGGTSEQKRARANDVYLLLLNPNFLMRVLGKFLGESLREVWQFGRDVIGGVQPRLNRLGHLYPFIRAATTVFMREVSGSLTIMQIIRGEPAIYTTWPGYDEVAHHSGPWSSHAFGTLRGFDRTIGAVREVIATKAPRHYELLLLSDHGQSFGPTFKMRYGYTLKEFIQTHMPAGTIITQTAGGDDGSLSVASAAAELGNINAQGMGGRVGQATTRQLQKAAERTLQEAERDQAAVADVTFCGSGNLAQVYFHAFGHRATRAELDAAFPGMTAAVVGHEGVGFVVVRDGQTPVVLGKRGVRNLHSDVVEGEDPLLPYGDVELRAWQVRRVADFPSAGDLIIISTLYPDGTVAALEELIGNHGGLGGEQTDSFLLHPADMAVPPTRNAIELFALLNARRDRPVPLVEPAPPPRDDWQPGNLLAGLKLVNMWPELALRALVLDRAAYRVIALLGTMTGPALLLSLVGVAATSIVDATTSDFGLPLVFGGRYALWVLSVALLHSTARVLRGKGTYTETFRVLGFVQVIHLFEFLRLITPVAEIVQVGVTLFSFVAVWLGVNQAHRLRGWRTLLLPILNLLIFLVGVFALLSLVNGFGYALQTLGQRLGILP, from the coding sequence ATGAACCCAATCCGCAGCCTGTTGAGAATTTCAATCCAGTTCGTGATCAACTGGATCGTCAGCGCCGCGTCGCTCATCATCACGGCCTGGATTTCGCCGGGCATCAATCTCTATGCCGTCGGCGACTATCCCGAATGGGCCATTGCCGCCGGCGTGGCCTTCCTGCTGGGGCTGGTCAATCTGCTGATCCGGCCGATTATCCTGTTGCTGGCCCTGCCGCTGGGCTTCATCGTCCTGTTCGTGGCCGGCTTCTTCGTCAACGCGGTCATGCTGCGCATCACAGACAATCTGACCGGCCCCGGTTTCGTCGTCACCGGCTGGCTGCCGGCCTTCTTCGGCGGCATCGTGTTGGCCCTGGTCGGCATGTTGATCAACGCCCTGATCGGGATCGAGGATACCAACAGCTTCTACGAGGGGGTCATCGAAAGGCGCCTGGCCCGCCAGCGCCCCGTCGGGGCCACAAGCGACACGACGGCGCTGGTCATGCTGGAAATCGACGGCCTGAGCTACCACCACATCCAGAAAGCCATCGCCGGCGGCTACATGCCCCACGTGGAGGCGATGATCGAACAGGACGGCTACGTCCTGTCGCGCACCGACTGCGGCCTGCCCTCGCAGACCTCGGCCTGCCAGGCCGGCATCCTCTTCGGCGACAACTACGACATCCCCGCCTTTCGCTGGTACGACAAGGCCCGTGGCCGGCTGTTCGTCTCCGGCAATGACGCGGCCGAGATCAACGCCCGCTATGCCAATGGCCAGGGACTTTTGCGCGATGGGGCCAGCGTCAACAATATGGTGAACGGCGACGCCATGCTGTCGCTGCTGACGGCTTCCGACCTGCGCGGCGGCACGAGCGAACAGAAGCGCGCCCGCGCCAACGACGTTTACCTGTTGCTGCTGAACCCCAACTTTCTGATGCGCGTGTTGGGTAAATTTCTGGGCGAGAGTCTGAGGGAGGTGTGGCAATTTGGGCGCGACGTCATCGGCGGCGTGCAGCCACGGCTGAATCGCCTGGGCCATTTATACCCATTCATCCGCGCCGCCACCACGGTCTTCATGCGTGAGGTGTCGGGTTCGCTGACCATCATGCAGATCATCCGCGGCGAGCCGGCCATCTATACCACCTGGCCGGGCTACGACGAGGTGGCCCACCACTCCGGGCCGTGGTCGAGCCACGCCTTCGGCACCCTGCGCGGCTTCGACCGCACCATCGGCGCGGTGCGCGAGGTCATCGCCACCAAAGCGCCGCGCCATTATGAGCTGCTGCTGCTGTCCGACCACGGCCAATCATTCGGCCCGACGTTCAAGATGCGCTACGGCTACACGCTCAAGGAGTTCATCCAGACCCACATGCCCGCCGGCACAATCATCACCCAGACCGCCGGTGGCGACGACGGCTCGCTGTCGGTGGCCTCGGCGGCGGCCGAATTGGGCAACATCAATGCCCAGGGCATGGGCGGTCGCGTCGGCCAGGCCACCACCCGGCAACTGCAAAAAGCGGCCGAGCGCACCTTGCAAGAGGCCGAGCGCGATCAGGCGGCCGTTGCCGACGTCACCTTCTGCGGCAGCGGCAATCTGGCCCAGGTCTATTTCCATGCCTTCGGCCACCGGGCCACGCGGGCCGAACTCGACGCCGCCTTCCCCGGCATGACGGCCGCCGTCGTGGGGCATGAGGGCGTGGGCTTCGTCGTCGTCCGCGATGGCCAGACGCCGGTCGTCCTCGGCAAGCGCGGCGTCCGCAATCTCCATAGCGACGTCGTGGAGGGCGAGGACCCGCTGCTGCCCTACGGCGACGTGGAGCTGCGCGCCTGGCAGGTGCGGCGCGTGGCCGATTTTCCCAGCGCCGGCGACCTGATCATCATCAGCACCCTCTACCCCGATGGCACGGTCGCCGCGCTGGAGGAACTCATCGGCAACCACGGCGGGCTGGGCGGCGAGCAGACCGATTCGTTTCTGCTGCATCCGGCCGATATGGCCGTGCCGCCGACGCGCAACGCCATTGAACTGTTCGCCCTGCTGAACGCCCGGCGCGACCGGCCCGTGCCCCTGGTCGAACCCGCGCCCCCGCCGCGCGACGACTGGCAGCCGGGCAACCTGCTGGCCGGGCTGAAGCTGGTCAACATGTGGCCGGAGCTGGCGCTGCGGGCGCTCGTCCTCGATCGCGCCGCCTACCGCGTCATCGCCCTGCTGGGGACGATGACCGGCCCGGCCCTGCTGCTCAGCCTGGTCGGCGTCGCGGCGACTTCGATTGTTGACGCCACCACGTCTGATTTCGGCCTGCCTCTCGTTTTCGGTGGTCGATACGCGCTGTGGGTGCTGAGCGTGGCCCTTCTGCACAGCACGGCCCGTGTCCTGCGCGGTAAGGGCACTTACACCGAGACGTTTCGCGTGTTGGGCTTCGTCCAGGTGATCCATCTGTTTGAGTTTTTGCGCCTGATCACGCCGGTGGCCGAAATAGTCCAGGTTGGGGTGACCCTGTTCTCGTTCGTTGCCGTCTGGCTAGGCGTGAACCAGGCCCATCGGCTGCGCGGCTGGCGCACGCTGCTGCTGCCCATCCTGAACCTGTTGATTTTCCTGGTGGGTGTGTTTGCTCTGCTGAGCCTGGTGAATGGTTTTGGCTATGCCTTGCAGACGCTCGGCCAGCGCCTGGGTATTTTGCCATAG
- a CDS encoding DUF92 domain-containing protein → MSQQLLSSLLIGLALSAVIAFLAYRRGSLSPSGAAGALLVGTLIFGFGGWVWGVVLAVFFVSSSALSHYKEREKAATAEKFEKGHRRDMGQVLANGGLGALVAVLSVVVPGRIVPNMLWFYLFIGVMATVTADTWATELGTLSKTAPRLITNGRVVEVGTSGGVSLLGTAVSFVGGLLIGLTAGFLGAAAGLIAWQAMAATALIGALGGAAGSLLDSLLGATVQQIYYCDTCRKETERQLHRCGTTTRPLRGWSWMNNDLVNLISSLGGGLVAVLLATLLT, encoded by the coding sequence ATGAGCCAACAATTGCTATCCTCTCTTCTGATCGGTCTGGCGCTCAGCGCCGTCATCGCTTTTCTGGCCTATCGGCGCGGGTCGTTGTCGCCGTCGGGGGCGGCCGGGGCGCTGCTCGTGGGGACGCTCATCTTCGGCTTTGGCGGCTGGGTGTGGGGCGTGGTCCTGGCCGTCTTTTTCGTCAGTTCCAGCGCCCTGTCCCATTATAAGGAGCGCGAGAAGGCGGCCACGGCCGAAAAGTTCGAGAAGGGCCACCGGCGCGACATGGGCCAGGTGCTGGCCAACGGCGGGCTGGGGGCGCTGGTGGCCGTGCTCAGCGTCGTCGTGCCCGGCCGGATCGTGCCCAATATGTTGTGGTTCTATCTGTTCATCGGCGTCATGGCGACGGTGACGGCCGACACCTGGGCCACGGAACTGGGCACGCTCAGCAAGACCGCGCCGCGCCTCATCACCAACGGCCGGGTGGTCGAGGTGGGCACGTCGGGCGGGGTGTCACTGTTGGGCACGGCCGTGTCGTTCGTCGGCGGGCTGCTCATCGGCCTGACGGCCGGCTTTCTGGGAGCCGCGGCCGGGCTGATCGCCTGGCAGGCCATGGCGGCCACGGCGCTCATCGGCGCGCTGGGCGGCGCGGCCGGTTCGCTGCTCGATAGCCTGCTGGGCGCGACCGTGCAGCAGATCTATTACTGCGATACCTGCCGCAAAGAGACGGAGCGCCAGCTCCACCGCTGCGGCACGACGACGCGGCCGTTGCGCGGCTGGTCGTGGATGAACAACGATCTGGTGAATTTGATCTCGTCGTTGGGGGGTGGGTTGGTGGCGGTGTTGTTGGCGACGCTATTGACGTAG
- a CDS encoding phosphatase PAP2 family protein has protein sequence MLLTVFALLAAMALAACGTTAPPAEVTASPTAWVTPRATPTKMATAVPPTNEPPTATPTQFPAPTEVAEPPPQWEPNASTWQTWVLDSGSQFRPAPPPDKAATTAEIEQLLALAAERDEADLLQIAYWNAGPPAYRWNQIAMNALNKRGVSALMGLRDLALIHAAIYDATVAAWDGKITYLPLRVRPSHIEPALETAIENPLIPSYPSEYAATAGAAAAVLAWLFPDEAAAFEEQAQQAVQSRLLAGVEYPSDVAAGLELGRQVAELVIARGLADGSADPWTGSVPTEPGHWTGENPSLPTGGLWQPWVLTSGDQFRPAPPPAYDSDELAAEMDELRAFERTPVSNAKALFWEHGAGGRRNYWYWGEIADRLVLESKLIAPWAARAYALTNIAGYDAGVACWDAKYTYWAIRPAQLDPEFQTVFPTPSHPSYPSAHSCFSAAQAGVLGHLFPTAATQVTALADEAGESRIWAGIHFRSDIDAGLALGEEVAGAVIAHAMNDGSQ, from the coding sequence ATGTTACTCACTGTTTTCGCCCTGTTGGCCGCGATGGCGCTGGCCGCCTGCGGCACAACCGCCCCGCCCGCCGAAGTCACCGCGTCGCCGACCGCGTGGGTCACGCCCAGAGCCACGCCGACCAAGATGGCGACGGCCGTCCCGCCCACAAACGAACCGCCAACCGCCACGCCGACCCAATTCCCCGCACCGACCGAGGTGGCCGAACCACCGCCACAATGGGAGCCGAACGCCAGCACGTGGCAAACGTGGGTGCTGGATTCGGGCAGCCAGTTCCGCCCCGCCCCGCCGCCCGACAAGGCGGCCACCACAGCCGAGATCGAACAACTGCTGGCGCTGGCCGCCGAACGGGATGAGGCCGATCTGCTCCAGATCGCTTACTGGAACGCCGGGCCGCCGGCCTATCGCTGGAACCAGATCGCCATGAACGCCCTGAACAAGCGTGGCGTATCGGCGCTGATGGGGCTGCGCGATCTGGCCCTGATCCACGCCGCCATCTACGACGCCACCGTCGCCGCCTGGGACGGCAAGATCACCTACCTTCCCCTCCGGGTGCGCCCCAGCCATATCGAGCCGGCGCTGGAGACGGCCATCGAGAACCCGCTCATCCCGTCCTACCCATCCGAATACGCGGCCACGGCCGGGGCGGCGGCGGCGGTGTTGGCCTGGCTCTTCCCCGACGAGGCCGCGGCCTTCGAGGAGCAGGCCCAGCAGGCGGTGCAGTCGCGGCTGCTGGCCGGCGTCGAATACCCCAGTGACGTGGCGGCGGGGCTGGAATTGGGCCGGCAGGTGGCCGAACTGGTCATCGCCCGCGGCCTGGCCGACGGCTCGGCTGACCCGTGGACGGGCAGTGTGCCCACCGAACCGGGCCACTGGACGGGCGAGAACCCGTCCCTGCCCACCGGCGGGTTATGGCAGCCCTGGGTGCTGACGTCGGGCGACCAGTTCCGCCCCGCCCCGCCCCCGGCCTACGATTCGGACGAACTGGCGGCCGAGATGGATGAACTGCGCGCCTTCGAGCGCACGCCGGTGAGCAACGCCAAGGCTCTGTTCTGGGAGCACGGCGCGGGCGGGCGGCGCAACTACTGGTACTGGGGCGAGATCGCCGACCGGCTGGTGCTGGAAAGCAAGCTCATTGCGCCGTGGGCGGCGCGGGCCTACGCCCTGACCAACATCGCCGGCTACGACGCGGGCGTCGCCTGCTGGGATGCCAAGTACACCTACTGGGCCATTCGCCCGGCGCAACTGGACCCGGAATTCCAGACGGTCTTCCCCACGCCGTCCCACCCCAGCTACCCCTCGGCCCACTCCTGCTTCTCGGCGGCGCAGGCCGGCGTTCTGGGCCACCTGTTCCCCACGGCCGCCACGCAGGTGACGGCGCTGGCCGACGAGGCGGGCGAGTCGCGCATCTGGGCCGGCATCCACTTCCGCAGCGACATCGACGCCGGGCTGGCCCTGGGCGAAGAGGTGGCCGGCGCGGTCATCGCCCACGCCATGAACGACGGATCGCAGTAG
- a CDS encoding VOC family protein codes for MPNFDNLDLIVRNVPAAVAFFERVVGLTTRYKDTNFAELESGAVTIMLSPGAMVPVEPAAGVILHFRVEDVAEARRRAVAHGAAILMEPTLTDWGTESLLIAGPEEMVIDLYRWIAPHFSA; via the coding sequence ATGCCTAACTTCGATAACCTTGATCTGATTGTGCGCAACGTGCCCGCGGCCGTCGCGTTTTTTGAGCGTGTCGTCGGGCTGACCACTCGCTACAAAGATACCAACTTTGCCGAGCTGGAATCGGGCGCGGTGACGATTATGCTCAGCCCGGGGGCGATGGTGCCGGTGGAGCCGGCGGCCGGGGTCATCCTCCACTTCCGGGTCGAGGACGTGGCCGAGGCGCGCCGCCGGGCCGTGGCTCATGGGGCGGCCATCCTGATGGAGCCGACGCTGACCGACTGGGGGACGGAGTCGCTACTCATCGCCGGGCCGGAAGAGATGGTCATCGATCTCTATCGTTGGATTGCGCCCCACTTCTCGGCCTGA
- a CDS encoding sensor histidine kinase translates to MNRLWIRLALVIIGILLAVILLPLIIGPLIFSPAAELGSGNDQLLAFFQSMPADVQATLEQQLMRLAWSLIIRTLLVVGAAGMVAGVILSRMLSAPLQDLATGARAIAGRNLAYRVPVRGSDEMRTVAESFNDMAGRLEQAEAMRRQLLADVAHELRNPVHVLRGNLQAILDGVYPRNEEELSRLLDQTEHLTRLVNDLHELALAEAHQLPLHRRPTDLGALTKEAVAVFQPLAAAQNVDLRVELLGAPPMANVDPDRIRQTIQNLLANALRHTPAGGRVRVTVTRQGDRAALTVADSGSGIAPEHLPLVFDRFFRTDSARDRESGGAGLGLAIAKAIVETHGGAVGAESAGLGRGSAFTVTLPAES, encoded by the coding sequence GTGAACCGGCTGTGGATTCGCCTGGCGCTGGTGATCATCGGCATCCTGCTGGCGGTCATCCTCCTGCCCCTGATCATCGGGCCGCTCATCTTCTCGCCCGCGGCCGAGTTGGGGTCTGGTAATGATCAGCTGCTCGCTTTTTTCCAGAGCATGCCGGCCGACGTGCAGGCCACGCTGGAGCAGCAGCTCATGCGCCTGGCCTGGTCGCTGATCATTCGCACGCTGCTCGTCGTCGGCGCGGCCGGCATGGTGGCCGGGGTCATCCTCAGCCGAATGTTGTCCGCCCCGCTGCAAGACCTGGCGACCGGGGCGCGGGCTATCGCCGGGCGCAACCTGGCCTACCGTGTGCCCGTGCGCGGCAGCGACGAGATGCGCACCGTGGCCGAGTCGTTCAACGACATGGCCGGCCGGCTGGAGCAGGCCGAGGCCATGCGCCGCCAACTGCTGGCCGACGTGGCCCACGAGTTGCGCAATCCGGTTCACGTGCTGCGCGGCAATTTGCAGGCCATCCTCGACGGCGTCTATCCCCGGAATGAAGAGGAGTTGTCGCGGCTGCTGGATCAGACGGAACACCTGACGCGGCTGGTCAATGATCTGCACGAGTTGGCGCTAGCCGAGGCCCACCAGCTGCCGCTCCACCGCCGGCCGACCGACCTGGGCGCGCTGACCAAAGAGGCCGTGGCCGTGTTCCAACCGCTGGCCGCGGCCCAGAACGTCGATTTGCGCGTCGAGTTGCTCGGCGCGCCGCCTATGGCGAACGTTGACCCCGACCGTATCCGTCAGACCATCCAGAACTTGCTGGCCAACGCGCTGCGCCACACGCCGGCCGGCGGCCGTGTCCGCGTCACTGTTACGCGCCAGGGCGACCGCGCGGCGCTCACCGTGGCCGACAGCGGCAGCGGCATCGCCCCCGAACACCTGCCGCTGGTGTTCGACCGCTTCTTCCGCACCGACAGCGCCCGCGACCGGGAGAGCGGCGGCGCGGGGCTGGGGCTGGCCATCGCCAAGGCTATCGTTGAGACCCACGGCGGCGCGGTGGGGGCCGAGAGCGCCGGGCTGGGGCGGGGCAGCGCGTTCACGGTGACCTTGCCGGCCGAATCGTAG